A stretch of Longimicrobium sp. DNA encodes these proteins:
- a CDS encoding ABC transporter ATP-binding protein, with protein sequence MTDTAPAGAPVIRMAGIEKSFGPVLANRGASLEVGAGEIHALVGENGAGKSTLMRILSGMYAPDAGTVEVFGGDVTGWDTARAIAAGVGMVHQHFMLVPTLSVAENLILGTEPKRGLVLDREKARRDVEELSRRTGLAVDAGRQVSRLSVGEAQRVEILKALYRGAKVLILDEPTAVLSPPEVQELWKVLRGLRAEGATVVLITHRLDEVMEVSDHITVMRAGRTVDRIRTADTTPAAIARAMVGRDVALAAFAEETAYVPRDIPEAPPALEVRDLVVSAHGRPRAVDGVSFTVAPGEILGIAGVEGNGQTELIEAIAGLVEPVSGTIRLGGTDVTGTDVRARGDAGLSHVPEDRHRRGLLLDYSLADNLILGRQHRFAKTFSLDRASIERNAEEQVHAYDVRPPDPALPARALSGGNQQKVVVAREMARDFTVLLAAQPTRGVDVGAVELIHDRLRAARDAGKAVLLVSAELNEVLALADRVAVMYAGRFAAVLPRAGASEEVLGPYMTGAARQEAA encoded by the coding sequence GTGACAGACACCGCCCCCGCAGGCGCCCCCGTGATCCGGATGGCCGGGATCGAGAAGTCGTTCGGCCCGGTGCTGGCCAACCGCGGGGCGAGCCTGGAAGTGGGCGCCGGCGAGATCCACGCCCTGGTGGGCGAGAACGGCGCCGGCAAGTCCACGCTGATGCGCATCCTGAGCGGGATGTACGCCCCCGACGCCGGCACCGTGGAGGTGTTCGGCGGGGACGTCACCGGGTGGGACACGGCCCGCGCCATCGCCGCCGGGGTGGGGATGGTGCACCAGCACTTCATGCTCGTGCCCACCCTCTCCGTGGCCGAGAACCTGATCCTGGGGACCGAGCCGAAGCGCGGCCTGGTCCTCGACCGCGAGAAGGCGCGGCGCGACGTCGAGGAACTCTCCCGCCGGACGGGCCTCGCGGTGGACGCCGGGCGCCAGGTCTCGCGCCTCTCCGTGGGCGAGGCGCAGCGGGTGGAGATCCTCAAGGCGCTCTACCGCGGCGCCAAGGTGCTGATCCTGGACGAGCCCACCGCCGTCCTCTCGCCCCCCGAGGTGCAGGAGCTGTGGAAGGTGCTGCGGGGACTGCGGGCCGAGGGCGCGACGGTCGTCCTCATCACCCACCGGCTCGACGAGGTGATGGAGGTCTCCGACCACATCACGGTGATGCGCGCCGGCCGCACGGTCGACCGCATCCGCACCGCCGACACCACCCCGGCCGCGATCGCGCGGGCGATGGTGGGGCGCGACGTGGCGCTGGCCGCGTTCGCGGAAGAGACGGCGTACGTCCCGCGCGACATCCCTGAAGCACCCCCCGCGCTGGAGGTGCGCGACCTGGTGGTCTCCGCCCACGGCCGGCCGCGGGCGGTGGACGGGGTGAGCTTCACCGTGGCGCCGGGCGAGATCCTGGGGATCGCCGGGGTGGAGGGGAACGGGCAGACGGAGCTGATCGAGGCGATCGCCGGGCTGGTGGAGCCCGTCTCCGGGACGATCCGGCTCGGCGGGACGGACGTGACCGGGACGGACGTGCGCGCGCGCGGCGACGCGGGGCTCAGCCACGTCCCCGAGGACCGCCACCGCCGGGGCCTGCTGCTGGACTACTCGCTGGCCGACAACCTGATCCTGGGCCGCCAGCACCGCTTCGCGAAGACGTTCTCGCTCGACCGCGCCAGCATCGAGCGCAACGCCGAGGAGCAGGTGCACGCCTACGACGTGCGCCCGCCCGACCCCGCGCTCCCCGCGCGCGCCCTCTCCGGCGGCAACCAGCAGAAGGTGGTGGTGGCGCGGGAGATGGCGCGCGACTTCACCGTGCTGCTGGCCGCCCAGCCCACGCGCGGGGTGGACGTGGGCGCCGTGGAGCTGATCCACGACCGCCTGCGTGCCGCGCGCGACGCCGGCAAGGCGGTGCTCCTGGTCTCCGCCGAGCTCAACGAGGTGCTGGCGCTGGCCGACCGCGTGGCGGTGATGTACGCCGGCCGCTTCGCCGCGGTGCTCCCGCGCGCCGGGGCCAGCGAGGAGGTGCTGGGGCCCTACATGACCGGCGCCGCGCGCCAGGAGGCCGCGTGA
- a CDS encoding BMP family ABC transporter substrate-binding protein, whose translation MRKLLIVIGVLLAAHAALLFVRPGGVRAESDGSGLDVGIVFDVGGRGDKSFNDGAYAGALRAARELGANVRLVEPGEGSDREAGLRLLAAQGMDLVVGVGFIFTDDLTALAKEYPDVHFAGVDYALQTDEAGNVIPPPPNLAALKFREEQGSFLVGAIAALTSKTKEVGFVGGMDIPLIHKFEAGYRAGVRQVCPDCRVVAQYAGVTPEAFRNPGKGKELALSQYNSGVDVIFHASGSTGLGVFEAARATGKKAIGVDADQYAEAPGYVLTSMVKGVDNAVFDAVRRVRDGTFRGGVYEFGLKEGGVRYVYDQNNRALIPDPVIQRVRQLEQEIIAGRIQVPSTR comes from the coding sequence ATGCGCAAGCTCCTCATCGTGATTGGCGTGCTCCTGGCCGCGCACGCCGCCCTCCTCTTCGTCCGCCCCGGCGGCGTCCGCGCCGAGAGCGACGGCAGCGGCCTCGACGTCGGCATCGTCTTCGACGTGGGCGGCCGCGGCGACAAGAGCTTCAACGACGGCGCCTACGCGGGCGCCCTGCGCGCCGCGCGCGAGCTGGGCGCCAACGTCCGCCTGGTGGAGCCCGGCGAAGGGTCCGACCGCGAGGCGGGGCTCAGGCTCCTCGCCGCGCAGGGGATGGACCTCGTCGTCGGCGTCGGCTTCATCTTCACCGACGACCTCACCGCGCTCGCCAAGGAGTACCCGGACGTCCACTTCGCGGGCGTCGACTACGCGCTGCAGACCGACGAGGCGGGCAACGTCATCCCCCCGCCGCCCAACCTGGCCGCGCTCAAGTTCCGCGAGGAGCAGGGCTCCTTCCTGGTGGGCGCCATCGCCGCGCTGACCTCGAAGACGAAGGAGGTCGGCTTCGTCGGCGGGATGGACATCCCCCTCATCCACAAGTTCGAGGCGGGCTACCGCGCCGGCGTCAGGCAGGTGTGCCCCGACTGCCGCGTGGTCGCGCAGTACGCGGGCGTAACGCCCGAGGCGTTCCGCAACCCGGGGAAGGGGAAGGAGCTGGCGCTCAGCCAGTACAACTCCGGGGTCGACGTCATCTTCCACGCCTCGGGCTCCACCGGCCTCGGCGTCTTCGAGGCCGCGCGCGCCACGGGGAAGAAGGCCATCGGCGTGGACGCCGACCAGTACGCCGAGGCGCCGGGCTACGTGCTCACCTCGATGGTGAAGGGCGTCGACAACGCGGTGTTCGACGCGGTGCGGCGCGTGCGCGACGGCACCTTCCGCGGCGGCGTCTACGAGTTCGGCCTCAAGGAGGGCGGCGTCCGCTACGTGTACGACCAGAACAACCGGGCGCTGATCCCCGACCCCGTCATCCAGCGCGTGCGGCAGCTCGAGCAGGAGATCATCGCCGGCCGCATCCAGGTGCCCAGCACCCGCTAG
- a CDS encoding retropepsin-like aspartic protease, translating to MRVPARCLALLAAAAVLEGCLGGSGRPERVQAPPDSAAGEIGFTLEGPGGAALTVPVHVNGKGPFDFILDTGATFTCIDQALADSLGLPEKRGQVGVGAGVGMAGQVRIVEIDSLRIGAARAEEMVACALDLRHVRSVGLETDGLLGLNFLRSFRVTLDFERGVLLLQDPDSASAN from the coding sequence GTGCGCGTTCCCGCGCGTTGTCTCGCACTGCTCGCGGCGGCGGCGGTGCTGGAGGGGTGCCTGGGGGGCTCGGGGCGGCCGGAGCGCGTGCAGGCGCCGCCGGACAGCGCGGCGGGCGAGATCGGCTTCACACTGGAGGGGCCGGGCGGCGCGGCGCTCACCGTCCCCGTCCACGTCAACGGAAAGGGGCCGTTCGATTTCATCCTGGACACCGGCGCCACCTTCACCTGCATCGACCAGGCGCTCGCCGACAGCCTGGGCCTCCCCGAGAAGCGCGGCCAGGTCGGCGTCGGCGCGGGGGTGGGGATGGCGGGGCAGGTGCGCATCGTGGAGATCGACTCGCTGCGCATCGGCGCGGCGCGGGCGGAGGAGATGGTGGCCTGCGCGCTCGACCTGCGCCACGTCCGCTCGGTGGGGCTGGAGACGGACGGGCTCCTGGGCCTCAACTTCCTGCGCTCCTTCCGCGTGACGCTCGACTTCGAGCGCGGCGTGCTCCTCCTCCAGGACCCCGACTCCGCCTCGGCGAATTGA